A genomic segment from Agrobacterium vitis encodes:
- the chvE gene encoding multiple monosaccharide ABC transporter substrate-binding protein, with amino-acid sequence MSSSVFAADKGTVGIAMPTKSSARWIDDGNNIVKQLKEAGYTTDLQYADDDIPNQLSQIENMVTKGAKVLVVAAIDGTTLSDVLKQAHDAGIKVIAYDRLIRDSANVDYYATFDNFQVGVLQAGTLVDGLGLKDGKGPFNIELFGGSPDDNNAFFFYNGAMSVLQPYIDSGKLVVKSGQTGMDKVGTLRWDGAVAQARMDNLLSAYYTDAKVNAVLSPYDGISIGIISSLKGVGYGSKDQPLPFISGQDAEVPSVKSIIAGEQYSTIFKDTRDLAKVTVSMVNALMEGKTPEVNDTKTYDNGVKVVPAYLLKPVAVTKANYEKVLVEGGYYKADQLK; translated from the coding sequence ATGTCGTCGTCTGTTTTTGCAGCCGACAAGGGCACTGTTGGCATTGCAATGCCGACCAAGTCTTCGGCCCGCTGGATCGATGACGGCAACAACATCGTCAAGCAGCTCAAGGAAGCCGGCTACACCACCGACCTTCAGTATGCCGACGACGATATCCCGAACCAGCTCTCCCAGATCGAGAACATGGTCACCAAGGGCGCCAAGGTTCTGGTCGTCGCCGCCATCGACGGCACGACACTGTCCGACGTGCTGAAGCAGGCCCATGACGCCGGCATCAAGGTCATTGCCTATGACCGCCTGATCCGCGACAGCGCCAATGTCGATTACTACGCAACCTTCGACAACTTCCAGGTCGGCGTTTTGCAGGCTGGCACGCTGGTTGACGGCCTCGGCCTCAAGGACGGCAAAGGCCCGTTCAACATCGAACTGTTCGGCGGTTCGCCTGACGACAACAACGCCTTCTTTTTCTACAATGGCGCAATGTCGGTTCTCCAGCCTTACATCGACAGCGGCAAGCTGGTCGTGAAGTCCGGCCAGACCGGCATGGACAAGGTCGGTACGCTGCGTTGGGATGGTGCTGTTGCCCAGGCCCGTATGGATAACCTGCTGTCGGCCTATTACACCGACGCCAAGGTCAATGCCGTCCTGTCTCCTTATGACGGCATCTCCATCGGCATCATTTCCTCGCTGAAGGGCGTTGGCTACGGTTCCAAGGACCAGCCGCTGCCGTTCATCTCCGGTCAGGATGCTGAAGTCCCTTCGGTCAAGTCGATCATTGCCGGTGAGCAGTATTCGACGATCTTCAAGGACACCCGCGATCTCGCCAAGGTGACCGTTTCCATGGTCAACGCACTGATGGAAGGCAAGACGCCTGAAGTCAACGACACCAAGACCTACGACAACGGCGTCAAGGTGGTTCCGGCTTACCTGCTGAAGCCCGTTGCCGTTACCAAGGCCAACTACGAAAAGGTCCTGGTTGAAGGCGGCTACTACAAGGCCGACCAACTGAAGTAA
- a CDS encoding LysR family transcriptional regulator, which translates to MNNTLANRLQPKHFTLIKAIGELGQLSLAAGQVSMTQPAASRMLAEIERIVGAAVFLRTPKGMEATEVGAALVRRSEILLQEMREAMREVDAIKRGASGTVSVGAVTGGALGYIVPAISTLKAEARTADIYVDVAPSGTLISNLVSGQFDFVLGRIPVGVDARQFHIRHARTEEVDLIVHQSHPLANSTDLGMTDLLHFPWVMQGPGAPVRQAVENAFIDAGTTLPVDVVNTTSLLVMIAMIAASNAITPLSREVSDLLCRQTTGAGLCCLKIRRPIIVLPYHMISMKNRHMSTLAARLQDLVLQEFTTR; encoded by the coding sequence ATGAATAATACACTGGCAAACCGGCTCCAGCCGAAGCATTTCACGCTCATCAAGGCGATTGGCGAGCTTGGACAATTGAGCCTGGCGGCAGGCCAGGTCTCGATGACCCAGCCTGCGGCGTCGCGTATGCTGGCCGAGATCGAGCGGATCGTCGGCGCGGCGGTATTCCTGCGCACGCCCAAGGGTATGGAGGCGACAGAAGTGGGGGCGGCCCTGGTGCGGCGCTCTGAAATCCTGCTTCAGGAAATGCGCGAGGCGATGCGCGAGGTGGACGCAATCAAGCGCGGCGCATCCGGCACGGTCAGTGTCGGTGCGGTAACGGGTGGGGCGCTCGGCTATATCGTGCCTGCCATCAGCACGCTGAAGGCAGAAGCCCGCACTGCCGATATTTATGTGGATGTGGCCCCGAGCGGTACGCTGATCTCTAATCTCGTTTCGGGACAGTTCGATTTTGTGCTGGGGCGGATCCCGGTTGGTGTCGATGCACGCCAATTTCATATTCGTCACGCCCGCACCGAAGAAGTGGATCTGATCGTCCACCAGAGCCATCCCCTGGCCAATTCGACGGATCTCGGGATGACTGACCTGCTGCATTTTCCCTGGGTGATGCAGGGGCCGGGCGCGCCGGTGCGCCAGGCCGTTGAAAACGCCTTCATCGACGCGGGAACAACGCTGCCGGTCGATGTTGTCAACACCACCTCGCTGCTGGTGATGATTGCGATGATTGCCGCATCCAATGCGATCACGCCGCTGTCCCGGGAAGTGTCCGACCTGCTCTGTCGGCAGACGACGGGGGCCGGGCTGTGCTGCCTGAAGATCCGGCGGCCGATTATCGTCCTGCCGTACCACATGATCAGCATGAAAAACCGGCATATGTCGACGCTGGCCGCCCGTCTTCAGGATCTGGTCCTTCAGGAATTCACAACGCGCTGA
- the mmsA gene encoding multiple monosaccharide ABC transporter ATP-binding protein has translation MDNTILEMRNITKTFPGVKALENVNLKVRRGEIHALVGENGAGKSTLMKVLSGVYPAGTYDGDIVYDGEVRNFKVIKNSEEIGIIIIHQELALVPQLSIAENIFLGNEIASNGVISWEETFSRTKKLLAKVGLKEQPSTLVTDIGVGKQQLAEIAKALSKSVKLLILDEPTASLNETDSDALLNLLIEFREQGITSIIITHKLNEVRKVADQITVLRDGMTVKTLNCHEEEVSEDVIIRNMVGRDLEDRYPPRDVPIGETVLEVKNWNAFHHQHRERQVLHDINVSVKRGEVVGIAGLMGAGRTEFAMSVFGKSYGHKISGDVLIDGKPVDVSTVRKAIDAGLAYVTEDRKHLGLVLAETILHNTTLANLPGVSKATVINDIREIKVATDYRSKLRIRSHGIYQETVNLSGGNQQKVVLSKWLFSNPEVLILDEPTRGIDVGAKYEIYSIINQLAADGKGVLMISSEMPELLGTCDRIYVMNEGRMVAELSKEEASQESIMRAIMRSGEKK, from the coding sequence ATGGACAATACCATCCTCGAAATGCGGAACATCACCAAGACGTTCCCGGGCGTGAAAGCGCTTGAGAATGTGAACCTCAAGGTTCGCCGTGGTGAAATCCATGCATTGGTGGGAGAGAACGGGGCCGGAAAATCCACCCTGATGAAAGTTCTCTCCGGCGTTTACCCCGCTGGGACCTATGACGGCGACATCGTCTATGATGGCGAAGTGCGCAATTTCAAGGTGATCAAGAACAGCGAAGAAATCGGCATCATCATCATCCACCAGGAACTGGCTTTGGTTCCGCAGCTGTCGATTGCCGAAAACATCTTCCTTGGCAATGAAATTGCCAGCAATGGCGTCATCAGCTGGGAGGAAACCTTCAGCCGCACCAAGAAGCTCCTCGCCAAGGTTGGCTTGAAGGAGCAACCATCGACGCTGGTGACGGATATCGGCGTCGGCAAGCAGCAGCTGGCGGAAATTGCCAAGGCTTTGTCAAAAAGCGTCAAGCTTTTGATCCTCGATGAGCCGACCGCCTCGCTCAACGAAACCGACAGCGATGCGCTTCTCAATCTGCTGATCGAGTTCCGCGAACAGGGCATCACCTCGATTATCATCACCCATAAGCTGAACGAAGTGCGCAAGGTGGCCGACCAGATCACCGTGCTGCGCGACGGCATGACGGTCAAGACTTTGAACTGTCATGAGGAAGAAGTCAGCGAAGACGTCATCATCCGCAACATGGTCGGCCGCGATCTCGAAGACCGCTACCCGCCCCGTGACGTGCCGATCGGCGAAACCGTTCTTGAGGTCAAGAACTGGAACGCTTTCCACCATCAGCACCGGGAACGTCAGGTTCTTCACGACATCAATGTGTCGGTGAAACGCGGCGAAGTCGTCGGTATTGCCGGGCTGATGGGTGCCGGTCGCACCGAATTCGCCATGAGCGTGTTTGGCAAGTCCTATGGCCACAAGATCAGCGGCGATGTTCTGATCGACGGCAAGCCGGTCGATGTTTCGACCGTGCGCAAGGCCATCGACGCTGGCCTCGCCTATGTCACCGAGGACCGCAAGCATCTGGGCCTGGTTCTGGCCGAAACCATCCTGCACAACACCACGCTTGCCAATCTGCCCGGCGTGTCCAAGGCCACCGTCATCAACGATATCAGGGAAATCAAGGTTGCCACTGATTATCGTTCGAAGCTGCGCATCCGTTCGCACGGGATCTACCAGGAAACCGTCAATTTGTCGGGCGGCAACCAGCAGAAGGTGGTTTTGTCGAAATGGCTGTTTTCCAACCCGGAAGTGCTCATTCTCGATGAGCCGACGCGTGGTATCGACGTTGGCGCGAAATACGAAATCTACAGCATCATCAACCAGCTTGCAGCCGACGGAAAAGGCGTTCTGATGATTTCATCGGAAATGCCCGAACTGCTTGGCACCTGCGATCGCATCTACGTCATGAATGAAGGACGCATGGTGGCCGAGCTCTCGAAAGAAGAGGCAAGCCAGGAAAGCATCATGCGCGCTATCATGCGCTCAGGGGAGAAGAAATAA
- a CDS encoding NAD(P)(+) transhydrogenase (Re/Si-specific) subunit beta has translation MAIGIVSAAYIAAAVLFILSLGGLSGQESAKRAVWYGIVGMGLAVIATIFGPGIGHWFIIVLMIAGGSVLGYYVANRVQMTEMPQLVAALHSFVGLAAVFIGYNTHLEEAHVARLDETARAALTGFAAILAHKLPVELSIMKVEVFLGVFIGAVTFTGSVIAFGKLAGKIDGKAKQLPGGHMLNAGAAALSFLLLIAYFYGAGAWALVLMTLLAFFIGYHMIMGIGGADMPVVVSMLNSYSGWAAAAIGFTLGNDLLIVTGALVGSSGAILSYIMCKAMNRSFISVILGGFGTTTGPAMEIEGEQIAIDAEGVANALNEAESVIIVPGYGMAVAQAQQAVSELTRKLRDAGKNVRFAIHPVAGRLPGHMNVLLAEAKVPYDIVMEMDEINDDFPSTDVVIVIGSNDIVNPAAEEDPNSPIAGMPVLQVWKAKQVFVSKRGQGTGYSGIENPLFYKENTRMFYGDAKKSITELLPMIK, from the coding sequence ATGGCTATTGGTATTGTTTCTGCGGCCTATATTGCAGCCGCTGTATTGTTTATCCTCTCGCTGGGTGGCCTTTCGGGTCAGGAAAGCGCCAAACGGGCCGTGTGGTACGGTATTGTCGGCATGGGCCTCGCGGTCATCGCCACCATTTTCGGCCCCGGCATCGGCCATTGGTTCATCATTGTGCTGATGATCGCTGGTGGGTCTGTGCTTGGCTATTACGTGGCAAACCGCGTGCAGATGACGGAAATGCCACAGCTTGTGGCGGCATTGCATAGCTTTGTCGGCCTGGCCGCGGTGTTTATCGGCTATAACACCCATCTGGAAGAAGCCCATGTTGCCCGGCTGGACGAGACGGCGCGGGCCGCACTCACCGGCTTTGCCGCTATTCTCGCCCATAAATTGCCGGTGGAACTGTCGATCATGAAGGTCGAGGTGTTTCTCGGCGTCTTTATCGGTGCGGTCACCTTCACAGGCTCGGTCATTGCCTTCGGCAAGCTGGCAGGCAAGATCGATGGCAAGGCCAAGCAATTGCCCGGCGGGCATATGCTGAATGCCGGTGCTGCCGCCTTGTCCTTCCTGCTGTTGATTGCCTATTTCTACGGCGCTGGCGCCTGGGCGCTGGTGCTGATGACGCTTCTGGCTTTCTTCATCGGCTATCACATGATCATGGGTATTGGCGGTGCCGATATGCCGGTGGTGGTCTCGATGCTCAACAGCTATTCCGGCTGGGCGGCAGCGGCCATCGGCTTCACGCTCGGCAATGACCTGCTGATCGTTACCGGCGCCTTGGTCGGCTCTTCCGGTGCTATCCTGTCTTATATCATGTGCAAAGCGATGAACCGGTCCTTCATCTCGGTCATTCTCGGTGGTTTCGGCACCACCACCGGTCCGGCCATGGAAATCGAGGGCGAACAGATCGCTATTGATGCGGAAGGTGTGGCCAATGCGCTGAACGAGGCCGAAAGCGTGATCATCGTCCCCGGCTACGGCATGGCGGTGGCGCAGGCCCAGCAGGCGGTGTCCGAACTCACCCGCAAACTGCGCGATGCTGGCAAAAACGTTCGCTTTGCCATCCATCCCGTTGCTGGCCGTTTGCCTGGCCATATGAACGTGCTCCTGGCCGAAGCCAAGGTGCCCTATGACATCGTCATGGAAATGGACGAAATCAACGACGATTTTCCGAGCACCGACGTCGTCATCGTCATCGGCTCCAACGACATCGTCAACCCGGCAGCCGAAGAAGACCCCAACAGCCCGATTGCTGGCATGCCTGTGTTGCAGGTGTGGAAGGCCAAGCAGGTGTTCGTCTCCAAACGCGGTCAAGGCACCGGCTATTCCGGCATCGAGAACCCGCTGTTTTATAAGGAAAATACGCGGATGTTCTATGGCGATGCGAAGAAGTCGATCACTGAATTGCTGCCGATGATTAAGTAA
- a CDS encoding Re/Si-specific NAD(P)(+) transhydrogenase subunit alpha, with amino-acid sequence MTIGSPKELYAGEARVAMTPDSAQQLQKLGYACLIETGAGKAAGFSDDAYRKAGVTVADTAQALYAQADVIAKVRPPESTEIAQLQPGKTLISFFYPAQNAALLEEAKAKGANVIAMDMVPRISRAQKMDALSSMANIAGYRAVIEAGNNFGRFFTGQVTAAGKVPPAKVLIIGAGVAGLAAIGTATSLGAIVYAFDVRPEVAEQIESMGAQFVYLEFEASQDGAATGGYAAPSSPEFREKQLAKFRELAPDIDIVITTALIPGRDAPKLWLADMVASMKPGSVIIDLAAERGGNCDLTVADQRVVSDNGVIVIGYTDFPSRMAAQSSTLYSTNIRHMMTDLTPAKDGKLVHNMEDDVIRGATVTFEGAITYPPPPPKVQAIAAAKPKEKVKELTHDEKRAKEAAEFKAQTANQVKLLAIGTAVMLLVGAFAPVSFMSHFIVFVLACFIGFQVIWGVSHSLHTPLMALTNAISGIVILGALLQIGSGNWLVVTLAALSVLIATINIVGGFLVTRRMLAMFQKS; translated from the coding sequence TTGACAATAGGCTCACCAAAAGAATTATATGCTGGCGAAGCGCGCGTTGCGATGACACCCGACAGCGCACAACAATTGCAGAAACTTGGCTATGCATGCCTGATCGAAACAGGCGCCGGCAAGGCTGCTGGTTTTTCCGACGATGCCTACCGCAAAGCGGGCGTTACGGTCGCCGACACTGCGCAAGCGCTCTATGCGCAAGCGGATGTGATTGCCAAGGTTCGTCCACCGGAATCGACTGAAATTGCCCAGTTGCAGCCCGGAAAAACCCTGATCTCCTTCTTTTATCCCGCGCAGAATGCCGCGCTTCTGGAAGAGGCCAAGGCCAAGGGCGCGAATGTGATCGCCATGGACATGGTGCCGCGCATCTCGCGCGCCCAGAAAATGGATGCCTTGTCCTCCATGGCCAATATTGCCGGTTATCGCGCCGTGATCGAGGCGGGCAATAATTTTGGCCGGTTCTTCACCGGGCAGGTGACGGCAGCGGGCAAGGTTCCGCCAGCCAAGGTGCTGATCATCGGTGCCGGTGTCGCCGGTCTTGCCGCCATCGGTACGGCGACGTCACTGGGCGCGATTGTCTATGCGTTCGACGTTCGCCCTGAAGTGGCCGAGCAGATCGAGAGCATGGGCGCGCAGTTCGTCTATCTCGAATTCGAAGCCAGCCAGGATGGGGCCGCCACCGGTGGGTATGCCGCGCCGTCTTCGCCGGAATTCCGCGAAAAGCAATTGGCGAAATTCCGCGAACTGGCCCCCGATATCGACATCGTCATCACTACGGCCCTGATCCCGGGCCGGGATGCGCCAAAGCTGTGGCTGGCCGATATGGTGGCTTCCATGAAGCCCGGCTCTGTCATTATCGACCTCGCCGCCGAGCGGGGCGGTAATTGCGATCTGACGGTGGCCGACCAGCGGGTGGTGTCCGACAATGGCGTTATTGTCATTGGTTATACGGATTTTCCGAGCCGGATGGCGGCGCAATCCTCGACGCTTTATTCCACCAATATCCGCCATATGATGACGGATCTGACGCCGGCCAAGGATGGCAAGCTCGTCCACAATATGGAAGACGACGTTATCAGGGGCGCGACCGTGACGTTTGAAGGGGCGATCACCTATCCGCCACCGCCGCCCAAGGTGCAGGCGATTGCCGCCGCCAAGCCGAAGGAAAAGGTCAAGGAACTGACCCACGATGAAAAGCGGGCCAAGGAAGCTGCCGAGTTCAAGGCGCAGACCGCCAATCAGGTCAAGCTGCTGGCCATTGGCACGGCGGTGATGCTGTTGGTGGGTGCGTTTGCCCCTGTCAGCTTCATGAGCCATTTCATTGTGTTCGTTCTGGCCTGCTTCATTGGTTTCCAGGTGATCTGGGGTGTCAGCCATTCGCTGCATACGCCGCTGATGGCCCTGACCAATGCGATTTCCGGCATCGTCATTCTGGGCGCATTGCTGCAGATCGGCTCCGGCAATTGGCTGGTGGTGACGCTGGCTGCACTATCCGTGCTGATTGCGACGATCAATATCGTCGGCGGCTTCCTTGTGACACGGCGTATGCTCGCCATGTTCCAGAAGTCCTGA